The DNA sequence TATCAATGAGTTGCAGCTACCCGCATTTTTGGTTCCTATGGTAAACCCTGACAACAACCAGCACAGCCCTAATGAAAACCTGAGGATCGGGCAGTTGGCCTATGGGATTCAGGTATTTTACTCAATCTTATCATCAGAAAAAATTAGAAATGGCGAATAAGCTATTTTTCTTTTCATTTCTCTCGTTTATTTTGTTTTCATGCCGTTCCATACGCTCACAGACTTATCCCAAAGGAGCATATATGACGCTAGAGGAAGTTTTGGAAAAAAACCCTTCTCTAGATGCTGACCTAATTGTTGAAAAAAGAACATTGGGAGAAATTAAAATGTCTGGCGGAAACGACTATCGCTTGGTATCAAAAAATAAGTCTGTTTCAAGAAAGGATATAAAAAAGAAAATCACGGCTTATTCCAATGGGGATACTCTTTATCTCAATTGCCATAAAATGAAAGTCCAAAGTTGGTATTCACCGGTTTTAAAAAAAGGACGATTTCTTTTTTTTGTAGGTGGAATTTCACAAGAGCAAAATTTGTTCGATTATCAGATCCAAGAATCTGAAACATCTACTTTTTGGAAGTCGTTTGGAGGAATAGGAGGAGGTATTCAGGGAGCAAAACTGGCTCAATTAAGATTTCCATACCTTATTGATACCGAACAAAATGAACTTACCTACCTTAACGAATATGGTCTGGAAAGACTTTTGGCCCAGCACAGCATATCTCTTCTAAATTCTTATCGTGAAGAAAAAAGTGGGACTATCGATGATAATAACGCCCTTCTTCTGACATATGTTGACAAACTTAATGCCTTATTTGAATAAGGCAGCAAATTTGTATTAGTGAAAAACAAAATGAAATAGTTTCAATATAAAATATAAGCCCCGCCTTATAGAGTCTATTATTTTTCTTATGCCGAATTTCTACTGGCATTGATGTTTCCGTACAACGAGCGGGTCACGATTTTTTCATATAACTCCCTATATTCTGAATTTTGGGTAATATGGTACAATGCGTTCTGTTGAATGACCAAAAGAGGTAACACGATCTTCTCGCGAATCTTGACCGACTCTCTTGAGACTTCTTCATCTTCCATTAATACTTTGTGTCCAGAAATCTGTAGCAACATGTTTTTCGACAGCTCATATTCATCCTTGAGTATCGTCCAAAATTCACCAAATACCGCATCATCTTCCATATAACTGGTCAAATCGAAATTGGTCTTGGCCAGCGACATCATACTGTTGCTCATGAGCGCACGAAAAAAAGGGACTTCCCTATATAGTTTTTTCACCTCGTTCATTTTGTCCTCATCCTTAAATTTCTTGATGGCAGTGCCCAAACCGAAATATCCCGGTACGTTCTGCTTTAACTGGCTCCAAGAGCCCACAAAAGAAATGGCGCGCAGATCAGAAAGTGTCAGTTGGTTTGTATTGCCCCGCTTGCCCGGTCTACTGCCGATATTTGCTTTTGTGTAGTATTTAAGGGTGCTCCGTTGCTCTAAATAGGGTATAAATTTTTCATGTTGCTTCAACGCCTCATATTTTTCAAAACTCAGCTCTGAAAGTTCTTCGATAAGCTTTTGTTGTGCAGCTGAAATAACGTGTTCTTTGCCGAACAGATTGTTGCTCAGACCAGCAGTCAGCAATTGCTCTGCATTGTGCATGAACTGCTCTTTGGTACCATAGGTACTGGTAATCGTCTGCCCTTGAATGGTAAGCTGAATTTCATGGTTGGCCACATCTTTGGTCTGTGCGGCATAAAAACGGTGGGTCTTGCCGCCGCCCCGTGCAGGTGGCCCTCCCCTACCATCAAAGAAAACGGCGTTGATCCCATTTTTCTTGCATACTTTACTGAGCGTTTCCTTTGTCTTCAAAATTGACCAATTGGCCTTCAGGTAACCCCCATCTTTGGTGCCGTCAGAGAAGCCCAACATGATGGTATGAACATCGTTTCTTTGTTCGAGATGCTTTCGATAAATCGGTAGATCAAATAAGGTCTGCATAACCGATTCTGAAGCATCCATACCTTTCATGGTCTCAAAAAGCGGTACAATGTCAAAGGTAATTTCTTCTGTTTTCCATCCGCACCAGCGAAACAATCCGAAGACAAACAGCACCGAGAAAATATCCTCTGAATTACTAATAATGTAACGGTTGCAACCTGCTTCACCGTTTTTTGACTGAATTTCTTTCAGTTGTGAGATATTCTCAATAGTGTCTTTGACTATGTCATCGCTGAAATCGCCCGCCCGTACCTTCAGATCTTTCTGCAGCAACCATTTTACCAATTCTCCCTCTTTCAGCTCGTCAACAGATTCTTTTACGATGCCTTCTTTTTTCAAAATGGCCTCGATCACCGCTTTATGTTTTCGGTGGTCTTGTCGAATATCCAACGTGGCAAAATGTGTTTTGAATATATGGACACGGTCGATCAAATCATCGAGTTCGTGCAGATAGAGTGAATGGTAATCGTTGACCAATAGTTCGCGTATCTCAGAAAGCCGTTCAACGATCTCGTCATAGCCCAAGACAAAATTTTCTTGAAACATGGCCCGATAGAGCTTGCCGCTAAGCAAATTGAGAGGTTGCTGCAAACCTTTAAAGGTCAATTTCTTTCTTAATTGTTTCAGATCATTGTAATAACATTTCATCAATGTCAACCGAAGTTCATCGGCCACTTGATTGGTCGTCTCTGCCGTAACATAGGGGTTGCCATCGCGGTCGCCTCCAGGCCAAAACCCCAACTTGATAATGTCGTAGTTATTGAAATCGGCATCCCTGATATTGTGCTTTACATATTTAAAAAGTGATCCCACCGCATCATAGTAGGTATACCGCAAGATATGTATGATGTTCTTGGCTTCTTCGAGCGGAGTGGGTTTCTTTGAATTGACCAATGAGGTGAGTCCCAATTGCTGCAATGTCATATCGATATCATCGATACGGTTTTCATCGATCAGGCTCCGGAGCTCGTTGATGATATCGAGTACGGCAGGTGTATAAAATTGGGTCGGGTGGGCCGTCAATACAATACGTGCACTAAAAGTGGCCAATTTTTTTGCGATCTTGTCCCAGTTCTTGTGTTCATCGACCAGTTCAAAATAATCTTTGATGGGCAGTGATTCAGAATACTTCTGCAATTTTGGAAACGCCACATCTTCAACACTGTCATAGAGCACCACTTGACGTTCAACATATTGTATAATTCTGAACATAAAATCGATTTGTGCCCGTTCATCGGGTATCTCGGCAAAACCCATAAAAAAGTTCTCTAAAATCTCTTGTGGGTCTTTACCTGCTTTCAGCCCCTTATCACATTGATCAAAGAGCAAGGGCACCAACATACCCACATTCTCCAAATCGGTATACGGAATGCTCAAAAAAAGGCTGTTGTATATCTTGAATATATTGGTGACCGATTTTTTGAATTCCTCCAAACGCTCTGACTGGTTCGTATTGCTCATCGAAATCGAGGCTTTTGATTATTGTGTATTCTTTTTCGCCAAGGTCAAAGATCGTCATAAAACGCAAATGTTTGCATTTATTTTATGTACATCACAATATAAAGGTTGGAGTGGGCAAAACTAACAGCCCAGTACATTTTCAGAAGAAATCGCTGTATTGCCAGATCCTGAAATCGACCGTGTTGAAATCGGGATTCTCTTTTTTCATCATTTTGTAGGAGGCAAGACTGCCCACCGCCCTGTTCGCCGAACCTGAAGGAGCGGTCAATGAGACCGTTTTGATCGTTTTTTTTGTTTCAGGATGCTCAAATTGATAAATACGCGGCACTTCATCATTGACCACCTCTAAAAAAACGGAATATTCGCGGCACAGTTTTCTGAAAAAATATTCTGGGCCGTTTTTACTGTTTCCCCCAGTGAACAACAAAGTATGAACCGTGGGAAACTTTCTTAAATAGCCAAACATATCACGCAATATCACTTGCTGCATACCCAAATCTGAAGCATCAATCTTTTCTCGTTTTGCACTCTCAACAATATCACAAATGCCTATTTTTTCAGATTTCAGGAAACGTTTTCTTTGTTGTACGGCTTCCGAAGTGGTTTCAAATTTGAGTTTGAGATCGAAAATGCGGTCAAGAATGGCCCAAAGTTGTCCATCTCGGCTACCGTAGCAGAAATCAACATCACCCTGCTTCAAATCACCTGTTGAAAACCGAGGGGGCGGCAAAGTGCCCACAATAAGTTTTTCCACTCCCTCGAAAAGAAAAGGGGAATACGGATGTTGATGCAAAAACATATACCAAAGGTAGCCAAACCCAAATTTTGAACGGCTCTTTGATTTTCTTATTTTAAGGGAAAATTAGTCTTGAGATCCTCACCTCCCGATGGCCATCGGGAATGGGAATGACAAAAAACAATTTTCATGGGAAAAGGAGACATCAAAACAAGAAGGGGCAAAATTGCCAATAAATCGTACGGTGCCAGACGAAAGAAAAAAATCAAAAAACGTACTTCGGTCGAGGAAAAAGTCGCGGTCGATAAGGCAAAAAAGGGTTAATCTACCTTAAATGTGAGTTCGACACCACCATCGTCCGTAACATCGATTTGATAGGTGTACAACCCTAAGGGCAAGGGCTCTGATAATGAATCAGGCATAAAATTCAACTGCATTGAATCGGTCTCAATGGTAAGCGCATCTTGACGATAGGCCACTTCATATTCCAAGTACTCAGAAAAACCTCCCGAAGGTATGTTTTCGTACACCATACTATCATTGCGTACCTGAACTAAGGAAAAGTTCAACTCGCTTAAATTCTGGATACGCACATTGGCACCTGCAAGGTTGTCATCACGGTCTTCACAGGCCAATAGGGCAGCAATGCCTACCAAGCATAACGACAAAATGATTTTCTTCATCAAAGCTGTTTCTAAACAGAACGTTGAAACACTGAAAATATTCTATCGAATAAAAACGGGCTGGTGCTCTTTTAGGGTGTGTTCTTTGCTAAAGACATAGTCATCATAATCGAACCCCTTAAGGTCTTCCAAGGTCTCTGCATTGGTATCGAGCACATACCGTACCATCGAACCTCTTGCCTTTTTGGCGAAAAAACTGATCACTTTTAATTTGTCATTTTTCCAGTCCTTAAAAATGGGCGTAATAACGGGCACTTTCAACTTCTTCTCATCAATGGCTCCGAAATATTCGTTACTGGCAAGATTGATGAAAAGTTCACCATCTTCAAGTTCTTCATTAAGGTGGTCGGTGAGTTGTTTTTGCCAGAATTCATAAAGGTTCTTTTTTCTACCTACTTTTAGCTGAGTGCCCATTTCGAGACGATAGGGTTGAATCAAATCAAGAGGTTTGAGCATACCATATAGCCCCGATAAAATTCTTAACGTGTCTTGCAATCTGTCCAATTGGTCTTCAGAAATTGTGAGGGCATCCAAACCTTGGTACACGTCACCGTTAAAAGCATACATGGCAGGTCGTGCATTATCGGGGGTAAAGGGCAGTGAAAAGTCTTGATTGCGCTGCCAGTTCAGCGTTGCCAAATTATCAGAGATAGACATCAATTTTGAAAGTGCCCTAGGTTTCTTTTTCGCCAGCAATTTGTTCAGCTTTTCTGACTGTTCCAAAAACCTTGGCTGGGTATATCTTGAGGTGGGCAATTGTGTTTCAAAATCAAGTGATTTTGCCGGGGAGATGACAATTTTCATGAGTGCTCAATTTTTTTCAAAAATAGTGATGATAATCTTTTTTGCCGAGCACAGCTCAAAAGTGTTTTCAATATTGACATCAAAAAAATTGATTTATGAGTTATGCTTGGCATAATTGCGCCACTTTTCTCTACAAGCTGTCATGTCTTTTGGCATTTCTGAATCAAAGCGAAGAAATTTTCCTGTTTCAGGATGCTGAAATCCCAGTGTTTTGGCATGCAATGCTTGTCTTGGCAGTATCTTAAAAGCATTCTCAACGAACTGTTTATACTTGGTAAATGTTGTACCCTTTAAGATTTTGTCTCCACCATAGCGTTCATCATTAAAAAGGGTATGCCCGATATGCTTCATATGTACTCGAATTTGGTGGGTACGGCCAGTTTCCAATTTACACGATACCAATGTCACATAACCAAATCGTTCAATTACTTTATAGTGGGTAACGGCCTCTTTGCCCTGCCCATCATCAGGAAAGACCATCATCTGTAAACGATTTTTCGGATTACGACCGATATTGCCCTCAATGGTGCCTTCATTCTCTTCAACATTTCCCCAAACAAGTGCCACATATTCCCTTTCACTGGTCTTTTCAAAAAACTGATTGGCAAGATGGGTCATCGCTGTCTCGGTCTTTGCAATTACCAATAGCCCAGAAGTATCTTTATCGATTCGGTGTACCAATCCAGGACGATCATTGCTATTCTTCGGCAGATTCTCAAAATGGTGCACAAGGGCATTGATCAAAGTACCTGAATAGTTGCCGTGCCCAGGATGCACGACCATGCCAGCTGGTTTGTTGACCACCAGTAAAAAACCATCTTCATAAACAACATCAAGGGGAATGTCTTCTGCAGTCAACAAAAACTCATAGGGTGGGTGCTCGAACATCACCTTGACCTCATCGCCCGACTTTACTTTATAGTTTTGCTTGACCGTTGCGCCGTTCACCCATATTTGTCCCTGCTTTGCGGCCTGTTGGATTTTGTTTCTAGTGGCATTTTCGATAAAATTCATTAAAAATTTATCGACCCGCAACGGTTCTTGGCCTTTAGCCGCCACAAACTTGTAGTGTTCAAAAAGCTCTTCTTGAGTGGTTTCTTCGTTGCCTGAATCCATTATTCATTAGATTCAGCTTGAATGCGGGCACTTTCAGGTATATTGCCATTACCACATATCAGTTCAATCTTTGATGTTTTGGGAAGCTTGTCACCCGGTTTTACATATTTGCCCTTATGCTTCATGTTGTACACCATGTCTTTGCCAAGTTCATCGATATAGGTTACGCGCTGTACATCAAGACCCACGGCCCTGAGCATCGATTTGGCATTGCGTTGGGTCACTTGAATTACATTGGGTATCGTAACTTTCTTGTACCCAGAAGGATTGACCGTGAAATAAATCTTACGATTTACCTTTACCTTATTGCCCGCTGGCGGGTCTTGCTCTAAAATGGAAAAACGAGGGTAGTCAGGATCATAATTTGTAGAGTCGAGCACTTCATAACGAAGTCCGGCCCCTTCCGCGACCTTGCGCATCTCCATTACCGACATTTTTGAGAAATCAGGTACCTCAACGAATTCGCCATGATGGGTCGTGCTCTTGAGCCAACTGAGCACCAAGAAGCAAAGCGCCACCAAGACTGCCAACGCCAACCCTATCTGAATCAAAAAAATACGGCTTCGTAAAAACTCAAAAAAATGCCTCATCAATTCGGTATTGTTCGAACAAATATAGAAAAACAGTGCTTTTTTCTTTACTTTGGCCGTGTGATATTTGGGGAATGAAAAAAAAGAACATCGCCATCATTATGGGTGGCTATTCAAGCGAATACAACATTTCGATAAAAAGCGGAAATGTGGTGTTCAAACATCTTGATGCAGAAAAATACAATACGTTCCGCCTTGTCATAACC is a window from the Muricauda sp. SCSIO 65647 genome containing:
- a CDS encoding DUF6563 family protein; its protein translation is MTLEEVLEKNPSLDADLIVEKRTLGEIKMSGGNDYRLVSKNKSVSRKDIKKKITAYSNGDTLYLNCHKMKVQSWYSPVLKKGRFLFFVGGISQEQNLFDYQIQESETSTFWKSFGGIGGGIQGAKLAQLRFPYLIDTEQNELTYLNEYGLERLLAQHSISLLNSYREEKSGTIDDNNALLLTYVDKLNALFE
- a CDS encoding phosphoenolpyruvate carboxylase, whose translation is MSNTNQSERLEEFKKSVTNIFKIYNSLFLSIPYTDLENVGMLVPLLFDQCDKGLKAGKDPQEILENFFMGFAEIPDERAQIDFMFRIIQYVERQVVLYDSVEDVAFPKLQKYSESLPIKDYFELVDEHKNWDKIAKKLATFSARIVLTAHPTQFYTPAVLDIINELRSLIDENRIDDIDMTLQQLGLTSLVNSKKPTPLEEAKNIIHILRYTYYDAVGSLFKYVKHNIRDADFNNYDIIKLGFWPGGDRDGNPYVTAETTNQVADELRLTLMKCYYNDLKQLRKKLTFKGLQQPLNLLSGKLYRAMFQENFVLGYDEIVERLSEIRELLVNDYHSLYLHELDDLIDRVHIFKTHFATLDIRQDHRKHKAVIEAILKKEGIVKESVDELKEGELVKWLLQKDLKVRAGDFSDDIVKDTIENISQLKEIQSKNGEAGCNRYIISNSEDIFSVLFVFGLFRWCGWKTEEITFDIVPLFETMKGMDASESVMQTLFDLPIYRKHLEQRNDVHTIMLGFSDGTKDGGYLKANWSILKTKETLSKVCKKNGINAVFFDGRGGPPARGGGKTHRFYAAQTKDVANHEIQLTIQGQTITSTYGTKEQFMHNAEQLLTAGLSNNLFGKEHVISAAQQKLIEELSELSFEKYEALKQHEKFIPYLEQRSTLKYYTKANIGSRPGKRGNTNQLTLSDLRAISFVGSWSQLKQNVPGYFGLGTAIKKFKDEDKMNEVKKLYREVPFFRALMSNSMMSLAKTNFDLTSYMEDDAVFGEFWTILKDEYELSKNMLLQISGHKVLMEDEEVSRESVKIREKIVLPLLVIQQNALYHITQNSEYRELYEKIVTRSLYGNINASRNSA
- a CDS encoding uracil-DNA glycosylase family protein: MFLHQHPYSPFLFEGVEKLIVGTLPPPRFSTGDLKQGDVDFCYGSRDGQLWAILDRIFDLKLKFETTSEAVQQRKRFLKSEKIGICDIVESAKREKIDASDLGMQQVILRDMFGYLRKFPTVHTLLFTGGNSKNGPEYFFRKLCREYSVFLEVVNDEVPRIYQFEHPETKKTIKTVSLTAPSGSANRAVGSLASYKMMKKENPDFNTVDFRIWQYSDFF
- a CDS encoding 30S ribosomal protein THX — encoded protein: MGKGDIKTRRGKIANKSYGARRKKKIKKRTSVEEKVAVDKAKKG
- the yaaA gene encoding peroxide stress protein YaaA; translation: MKIVISPAKSLDFETQLPTSRYTQPRFLEQSEKLNKLLAKKKPRALSKLMSISDNLATLNWQRNQDFSLPFTPDNARPAMYAFNGDVYQGLDALTISEDQLDRLQDTLRILSGLYGMLKPLDLIQPYRLEMGTQLKVGRKKNLYEFWQKQLTDHLNEELEDGELFINLASNEYFGAIDEKKLKVPVITPIFKDWKNDKLKVISFFAKKARGSMVRYVLDTNAETLEDLKGFDYDDYVFSKEHTLKEHQPVFIR
- a CDS encoding RluA family pseudouridine synthase, which gives rise to MDSGNEETTQEELFEHYKFVAAKGQEPLRVDKFLMNFIENATRNKIQQAAKQGQIWVNGATVKQNYKVKSGDEVKVMFEHPPYEFLLTAEDIPLDVVYEDGFLLVVNKPAGMVVHPGHGNYSGTLINALVHHFENLPKNSNDRPGLVHRIDKDTSGLLVIAKTETAMTHLANQFFEKTSEREYVALVWGNVEENEGTIEGNIGRNPKNRLQMMVFPDDGQGKEAVTHYKVIERFGYVTLVSCKLETGRTHQIRVHMKHIGHTLFNDERYGGDKILKGTTFTKYKQFVENAFKILPRQALHAKTLGFQHPETGKFLRFDSEMPKDMTACREKWRNYAKHNS
- a CDS encoding PASTA domain-containing protein; protein product: MRHFFEFLRSRIFLIQIGLALAVLVALCFLVLSWLKSTTHHGEFVEVPDFSKMSVMEMRKVAEGAGLRYEVLDSTNYDPDYPRFSILEQDPPAGNKVKVNRKIYFTVNPSGYKKVTIPNVIQVTQRNAKSMLRAVGLDVQRVTYIDELGKDMVYNMKHKGKYVKPGDKLPKTSKIELICGNGNIPESARIQAESNE